The Malus sylvestris chromosome 14, drMalSylv7.2, whole genome shotgun sequence genome segment tcctctcttCTGCACTGTACCTCCCCGTTTTGAAGTTTGCAGCTGCTTCTTCCATCACTGAGCTCTCTCTGGGAGCACGATTTGTTCgcaaattctaccaaaataaatggagaaaacaaaaaaaataagacatgggttttgattttaattaaacatggattaaatcaaaacaaacgcagagcaaattaattaaaattctgGAGAGTAATCTGACTTGCAAATCACCAGTGCTGGATACCCTTCTCATTTGACCAGGCAAAAGGCGGCTTTCCGGAGAGCTCAAGCTCAAAGCTTGGTCCTGAAAACTTGGGGACTCCATGAGAGAATCAAAGCTCGGCTGGAAGTAAAATCTAGGCTTGTTATTATTTCCATCAAAGCATTTGCTGCTGTAGCTCCTCTGAATAAACCTTGCGACATTCTCCGCCCCGCCATAGCTATGAGGCTCAAGAACTTGATGAAATTCTTCAGTTTTAACCTCCTGAGCATCAAAAAGAGATAAATTCGGCCACCCAATTGGCAAATTTGGACAATTTTGTTCCGTTTGGTGCAACTGGGTTTGCCGGTAAAGGCTTAGAGTTTCGAGCTGGTAACTTGGGGGAGAAGAAGAGAGGAGAGACGGAGAGTTATGGTCAGTTGCGTTTTGATGGCTTTGCTGGTCGGAGATTGCTTGGAGTTGGAGGAGGTCAATGTCCGAGAAGGGAGAGAATGGCTCGGAGAAGAACTGTAGGTCCGCCATTTCTGAGGTGGTGTCTGTTGCGTTTTGATGGCTTTGCTGGTCGGAGATTGCTTGGAGTTGGAGGAGGTCAATGTCCGAGAGGGGAGAGAATGGCTCGGAGAAGAACTGCTGGTCCGCCATTTCGGAGGAGGACATTATTGGAGaccccaaaagaaaatgaaaaagttgAAAACTGACCGGGAAAGTTACGAAGTAGGAAGAAGCAAAAGCAGTTACGTTTTGCTTTGCCTTTGCTTTTTGCGTAATTTGGTCGTGAAACGGCCAATATGTACTGACAAATTTGGGATGGTTTTATTAAAAGCCTTTTGGGAGTTACCGAGCGAAGAGACAAGCAAAAGCCATTTCTCGTCTCTCtcacacctctctctctctgtctaaaACTTTTGAAGGATTATTTCAAACATCACAGGAAGAGACCAATCCACTTCTCTGCTATGCTATAAATAGGACTGGATTTTGCACGTTTGCCCCCATTGTTTGTTAAAATTAAAAGGGTTCTCCATAAAAAAGAATTCATTTACTTAAGAATCGCAACACTTTCCCTCTTTGTTGTCGGCCAAacttttagattaaaatattaAGAATCACATCAATTTCCCAAGCTACAGAAaagccttatttttcttttctcctttggCTTCTTTTGAACCAAAAGTTCCATCACCACTAACATTAGGGATGGTTCGGTATAGAATTTCAAATCAAAAATGGGATATTGAAtcccaaattgaaaatttttaggatgaaaatttgaaggtTAATCCCAAACAAAAATTTCAGTATTCTCAATTTTCAGAATTCTCGaaatattgaaaatattttcaatatttCGGGATAGTTTGATATTTCCAAATTTCATACAAATTGAAATAGCAATCATTCATATCAAGTTAAATTAACatgcaaccaaaataaaataagtaacaaacccaaaagtaaaaaaaaagtcaCAAACCTAATATGTTCGAAAACTAACAATACAATTTTTTGATTTTGTGTTGAAGAAATAGACACATTTGTGGGAGGTTCGTACCGGCAAATGTGGTGATAAAGGATATGGTTACTTTAGACAACACCAATTATATTGCTACTAGTAGTTAGCAACAATTCAAatgtataataatatatatattatttattttcagtttggTATGGGATTACCAAAAGATTGAGTACACAATACCGAATCCCTCTGAAATTTCAAGATTGGTTCCGAATTTCAACCCGAAAACTTCAAAAATTTTGGTTTGAGatcggaatttttttttatttgattcggaattttcgggaattttttccagcctTAACTGACATAGGGCTGTTTCTTGTCTACCATTTGGACAATAGTTTATGAATAAAGTCGGTCCACTTAATAAACATATACCATTCGTGCACATACTTGGTATTATATGATTTTCTGTTCAATCAATTGCAGGAAAATT includes the following:
- the LOC126598333 gene encoding uncharacterized protein LOC126598333; this translates as MSSSEMADQQFFSEPFSPLSDIDLLQLQAISDQQSHQNATDTTSEMADLQFFSEPFSPFSDIDLLQLQAISDQQSHQNATDHNSPSLLSSSPPSYQLETLSLYRQTQLHQTEQNCPNLPIGWPNLSLFDAQEVKTEEFHQVLEPHSYGGAENVARFIQRSYSSKCFDGNNNKPRFYFQPSFDSLMESPSFQDQALSLSSPESRLLPGQMRRVSSTGDLQNLRTNRAPRESSVMEEAAANFKTGRYSAEERKERISKYRAKRSQRNFNKTIKYACRKTLADKRPRIRGRFARNDETGEILKAACSSTREEDGDELWVEGFNVEEEEMNATVRGGGGGGQFMSNFGATQLQYYGC